In Dyadobacter subterraneus, a single genomic region encodes these proteins:
- a CDS encoding SatD family protein, with amino-acid sequence MVNSTHFSTEQTGKWLDELIVIINKASFKWLLAPEIYRGDSFQGVLENPADALKVAVLSRTIMKSYSPKSDLRIAIGIGTIDLITDRPGTSDGEAFRLSGHLADNIRKQKARIGIALPENSEPLNAIMDLLETLIENWTPAQSEVVAALIQNKNISEIVAQLSISQPAVSQRITSTKWWAIEHFLRTFPQHLALYTKMK; translated from the coding sequence ATGGTTAATTCAACCCATTTTTCAACAGAACAAACTGGAAAATGGCTGGATGAATTAATTGTGATCATCAACAAAGCTTCATTTAAATGGTTGTTAGCACCTGAAATTTATCGGGGAGATAGCTTTCAGGGCGTATTAGAAAATCCTGCGGATGCTTTAAAAGTTGCAGTTTTATCCCGGACTATTATGAAATCATATTCTCCCAAAAGTGATTTACGGATTGCTATTGGTATAGGAACGATAGACTTAATAACCGACCGGCCCGGAACTTCCGATGGAGAAGCGTTCAGATTATCAGGCCATTTAGCTGATAACATCAGGAAACAAAAAGCAAGAATTGGTATTGCTCTTCCTGAAAATTCGGAACCGCTGAATGCTATTATGGATTTACTGGAAACCTTAATAGAAAACTGGACACCGGCACAAAGCGAAGTTGTTGCTGCACTTATTCAAAATAAGAATATTTCAGAAATTGTTGCCCAACTATCTATCAGTCAGCCGGCAGTAAGTCAACGCATTACTTCAACAAAGTGGTGGGCAATCGAGCATTTTCTTCGTACATTCCCGCAACATCTCGCACTATACACCAAAATGAAATAA
- a CDS encoding DUF3307 domain-containing protein, giving the protein MIEFLLLLLAHVLADFYWQPTAWVVDKREKSFRSKYLYAHVGVVIITSYILLGHFENPVPAIAIGLVHGLIDIVKLKFDKNGTTNWFIGDQIAHLLTIAITAIILTSTIPVQFIHLKEWFYNQKVIAILTGTFLVLSPVSFLVGMLTKPWRDELDKLLPHADDNLANAGRWIGMSERLLIFVFVLLSQYSAIGFLIAAKSLLRYNDKAVAGEIPPTYISKKSEYILVGTLMSYTAAVCTALAARLFY; this is encoded by the coding sequence ATGATTGAATTTTTGCTGCTATTGCTAGCACATGTGTTAGCCGATTTTTATTGGCAACCCACAGCATGGGTTGTGGATAAAAGGGAAAAATCCTTTCGTTCCAAATATTTGTATGCTCATGTAGGCGTAGTGATCATCACTTCTTATATTTTACTAGGGCATTTCGAAAACCCGGTCCCTGCAATTGCTATCGGTTTGGTTCATGGACTTATCGACATTGTCAAACTTAAATTTGACAAAAACGGAACAACAAACTGGTTTATAGGTGATCAAATTGCGCACCTCCTTACCATTGCTATTACGGCAATTATCCTGACAAGCACTATTCCGGTACAATTTATTCATTTAAAAGAATGGTTTTATAACCAGAAAGTCATCGCAATATTAACCGGAACATTTCTCGTACTTTCACCTGTTTCATTTTTGGTTGGCATGCTAACGAAACCATGGCGTGATGAACTTGACAAGCTTTTGCCTCATGCCGATGATAACCTCGCGAACGCTGGTCGCTGGATAGGAATGTCTGAAAGATTATTAATATTTGTTTTCGTTTTATTAAGTCAATATTCAGCGATTGGATTTTTAATTGCAGCTAAATCACTCTTGCGATATAATGATAAAGCCGTTGCCGGTGAAATTCCTCCAACCTACATCAGCAAGAAATCTGAATACATTCTTGTGGGCACATTAATGAGTTACACTGCCGCAGTGTGTACCGCGTTAGCAGCCAGATTATTTTATTAA